cattgctactagtctctgggtactattactacataTAATACCATTAATAGTTactgggtactattactacatctaccattactactagtctctggatactattactacatctaataatgccatctaataccattactactagtctctgggtactattactacatctaatgcCATTTACCATCTATTACTATtgctacatctaataccattactactggtCTAATACTATTAATACATCTACATCTAATGCTATTACTAaatctaatactattactactagtctctggatactattactacatctaccATTACTAAATCTAAtacattactacatctaatatcattactacatctaatactattactacatctaataccattactaccagtgtctgggtactattactacatctaatactattactacattaCTAAATCCTggatactattactacatctaataccattactactagtctctgggtactattactacatctaataccattactaaatttaatactattactacatctaataccattactacagtCTCTGGGTAtaataccattactacatctaataccattactacatctaataccattactattgctattactacatctaataccattactactagtcttggtactattactacatctaataccattactactagtctctgggtctattactacatctaatactattactactagtctctgggtactattactacatctaataccattactactagtctctgggtgctattactacatctaatattactacatctaagtctctgggtactattactacatctaataccattactacatctaataccattactactagttctgggtactattactacatctaataccattactactagtctctgggtactattactacatctaatacctaCATCTAATACTATTAATAGTCTCTggatactattactacatctaataccattactactagtctctgggtactattactacatctaataccattactactatctaatactattactacatctaataccattactactagtctctgggtaaTGCCatttactacatctaatacctagtttactacatctaataccattactactagtctctaggtactattactacatcaataccattactacatctactattactacatctaataccattactacattaatactattactacatctaataccattactactagtctctgggtactattactacatctaataccattactacatctaataccattactatcattactactactgtgctattactacatctaataccattactactagtctctttgtactattactacatctaataccattactactagtctctgggtactattactacatctaataccattactactagtctctgggtactattactacatcttaCATTTGCTGgtcactattactacatctaatactattactacatcgccattactacatctaataccaccattacactactagtctctgggtactatttACTACtatctaatactattactacatctaataccattactactagtctctggatactattactacatctagccATTACTaaactaatactattactacatctaatactatctaattactacatctaataccattactactagtctctggatactattactacatctaataccattactactagtctcttGGTACATCTAATACCGttactacatctaatacatcACATTACTACTACATCTggatactattactacatctaatgccattactactagtctctgggtactattactacatctaatactattaCTGCATCCTAATGCCATTAGTCTTTAATGCTATTACTACATCtaccattactacatctaatactattactacatctaataccattactacatctaataccatttaCTAGTCTCTAATACcattaccattactactagtctctatctaatactattactactagtcTGGGTGCTATTACTACATCtgcatctaataccattactactagtctctgggtactattactacatctaataccattactgaGTCTCTGAGGTACtgttactacatctaataccattactacatcCTGGTCCAATACATCTATTgctactagtctctgggtactattactacatctaataccattactactagtctctgggtgctattaatacatctaataccattactactagtctctgggtactattactacatctaataccattactacatctaataccattactacatttaatactattactacatctaataccattactactagtctctgggtactattactacatctaatactattactacatctaataccattactacatctaataccagtactactagtctctgggtactattactacatctaataccattataCTACTTTGTGCTattattactacatctaataccattactactagtctctgggtactattactacatctaatactattactactagtctctgggtgctattactacatctaataccattactactagtctctaGGTGctatctaataccattactacatctaataccattactactagtctctgggtactattactacatcttaACACCATTCCTACATCTAATTCTGTTGTTACTACTTGTCTCTGGGTATTAACGAATGTTTTTCTCTGTTAGCAGTATGCAGTGATTGTAACAATGCTGTTACCACTACCTTCTATCTGTTAGGCTCACATCATTAGTGTGGTTGGAGAGGTCCAGTGCTTTAACCTGTTTGACTACACTAGAAGATTAAGTTAGCCAAACCACTGCTGTTGGAGAGGTCCAGTGCTTTAACCTGTTTGACTACACTAGAAGATTAAGTTAGCCAAACCACTGCTGTTGGAGAGGTCCAGTGCTTTAACCTGTTTGACTACACTAGAAGATTAAGTTAGCCAAACCACTGCTGTTATCTGTAACTCAAGCTATAAAGTCATAAACCATGAGGTTTCCTCTACCAGATTGGGTTCTGTGTGTTTCTAACCCCTGTAccacctgacccctgaccctgttctctctcctccctctagcaTCACGGCTGTGCTCAGTAACAAGTGTGGTTTCCTGTAccacctgacccctgaccctgttctctctcctccctctagcaTCACGGCTGTGCTCAGTAACAAATGTGGTTTCCTGTACcacctgaccctgttctctctcctccctctagcaTCACGGCTGTGATCAGTAACAAGTGTGGTTTCCAGCTGCAGTACCagatggggttttgtgtgtggctgctggcCTTCAACTCTCAGCTCTGTGAGCAGCTACGACGTTACAACGTGGTGCCGGCCCTGTCTGACATCCTGCAGGAGTCTGTCAAGGAGAAGGTCACGCGCATCATCCTGGCTGCCTTCAGGGTACGTACTGCTAGTTAGTTACGGTAGGTAGGGAggaacagtggggcaaaaagtatttagtcagccaccaattgtgcaagttctcccacttaaaaagttgaggcctgtaattttcctcataggtatacttcaactataattcttattttccaccataatttgcaaataaattcattaaaatcctacaatatgattttctggattttttttctcattttgtctgtcatagttgaaggttacctatgatgaaaattacaggcctctcatctttttaagtgggagaacttgcacaattggtggctgacaaaatactttttgccccactgtagttggTTCCAGTAGCTAGTTGTCTACTTATCCCTGTCTGACATCCTGCAAGACTCTGTCAGATAATGAATTCACCATTCACTGTCCATGGCCCCAAAACAAACAAGTCTTGTACAGTTTACcatacaattcagtcccattcaaaatcctgttTTCCCTAAGAATAGTGGTTCCAGTATCAGCACCCTGTTGTCTGTTGGTGGCTCCAGTATCAacaccctgttggtggctccagtATCAgcaccctgttggtggctccagtATCAgcaccctgttggtggctccagtATCAGCACCCTGTTGGGGGCTCCAGTATCAgcaccctgttggtggctccagtATCAgcaccctgttggtggctccagtATCAgcaccctgttggtggctccagtATCAgcaccctgttggtggctccagtATCAgcaccctgttggtggctccagtATCAgcaccctgttggtggctccagtATCAGCACCCTGTTGGGGGCTCCAGTATCAGCACCCTGTTGTCTGTTGGTGGCTCCAGTATCAgcaccctgttggtggctccagtATCAacaccctgttggtggctccagtATCAgcaccctgttggtggctccagtATCAgcaccctgttggtggctccagtATCAgcaccctgttggtggctccagtATCAgcaccctgttggtggctccagtATCAgcaccctgttggtggctccagtATCAGCACCCTGTTGGGGGCTCCAGTATCAGCACCCTGTTGGGGGCTCCAGTATCAACACCCTGTTGTCTGTTGGTGGCTCCAGTATCAgcaccctgttggtggctccagtATCAgcaccctgttggtggctccagtATCAgcaccctgttggtggctccagtATCAGCACCCTGTTGGGGGCTCCAGTATCAGCACCCTGTTGGGGGCTCCAGTATCAGCACCCTGTTGGGGGCTCCAGTATCAACACCCTGTTGTCTGTTGGTGGCTCCAGTATCAgcaccctgttggtggctccagtATCAGCACCCTGTTGGGGGCTCCAGTATCAGCACCCTGTTGGGGGCTCCAGTATCAACACCCTGTTGTCTGTTGGTGGCTCCAGTATCAGCACCCTGTTGTAGCTTGGTCAGGAGTATGCCCTGGCCATGATGCATGTTAATATTATTATTCTAGAACCTGTTGGAGAAGTCAGCGGATAGGGAGACCCGTCAGGAGTATGCCCTGGCCATGATCCAGTGTAAGGTTCTGAAGCAGCTGGAGAATCTGGACCAGCAGAAGTATGACGATGAGGACATCACTGAAGACCTCAAGTTCCTGCTGGAGAGTCTAGGGGagagcgttcaggacctcagGTTTGTGACTTCTAACCCAGTTAACACCCAGAAAGACTGATAAGGTCAACATCGCTCTATATTAAGGGTGTGTTCGTACATTCACTCTGGAGTGCCGGAGTGCTCTGGGTGTTCGTacattcaatctggagtgccggAGTGCTCTGGGTGTTCGTACATTTGGAGAAAATAGGGTTGAtttgagcgttctgacctcacaacggcagtcaagcacccaagctaactgactGACGTTGGCTagtttgctagctacttccagacacaaatgagagaatacCTCACTCTGATAATTTtactctccttcttcttctctatctctctcggtctccctctttttttctctctctctcggtctccttcttcttctctctctctctcggtctcctgtgtctccctctcAGTTCGTTTGATGAGTACAGTTCGGAGCTGAAGTCCGGTCGCCTGGAGTGGAGTCCGGTCCACAAGTCAGAGAAGTTCTGGCGTGAGAATGCAGTCCGCCTCAACGAGAAGAACTACGAACTCCTCAAGTAAGACTCCTAGTGTTCACTAGGTTTGGGCGGGATACAAATGTTCATATCATACTACCAGCCTTTTCTAACCCCGGGATTTTTGATATTACCGGCTTAGTACACAAGGCGGCGCCAAAAAAAAACACTACGGCGTTTATTACCGgaatgctaacaaaattagcTGAAATATTAACAGCGAATTTTCCATGGAGGCTGCTAACTAAATATGCTAATAAGCGCAAACGAAAATAAACTAATTGCAAAGACAGGCTaaccagctcataaagttatacataAGTAGGAGCTACCGAATATTATTTTAGGTGAATTTGGAAATTTACAAACAAATGTGAACGAGAgacattgtgcaaatgaacaGTTTGACTGCCTCTCCA
The nucleotide sequence above comes from Oncorhynchus nerka isolate Pitt River unplaced genomic scaffold, Oner_Uvic_2.0 unplaced_scaffold_4565, whole genome shotgun sequence. Encoded proteins:
- the LOC115127739 gene encoding V-type proton ATPase subunit H-like; translated protein: MWFPVPPDPVLSPPSSITAVISNKCGFQLQYQMGFCVWLLAFNSQLCEQLRRYNVVPALSDILQESVKEKVTRIILAAFRNLLEKSADRETRQEYALAMIQCKVLKQLENLDQQKYDDEDITEDLKFLLESLGESVQDLSSFDEYSSELKSGRLEWSPVHKSEKFWRENAVRLNEKNYELLK